The DNA region AGGAACACCGGCAATTTCGACGGCGTCTCTTCCGGATATCGTTTTTATGCTTTTATTCTTCTTCATGACTACAACTACAATGCGTGAGCAGGACTTAGTTGTACGAGTAAGACAACCAAAGGCAACCGAAGTTAAGAAATTGGAGAAAAAGAGTTTGGTTTCTAATATTTATGTTGGGCAACCAATTAGAAGATACCAGTCTAAATACGGTACTGAAGGAACAATTCAGTTAAACGATTTCTTTGCAGGTGTTGACGAAGTAAAAGATTTTATCTTTGCTGAGCGTGAGTCGAGAAAAGAGGAAGAAGTTCCATTACTTACAACAAATATCAAAGCCGATATTGATGTAAAAATGGGGGTAATAACCGATATCAAACAAGAGCTTAGAAAAGTTCAAGCACTTAAATTGAATTATTCAACAGTAGAAGTTGATGAATTAGAATTTTAAGATTGATATAAATATATAGAAAAGACTGCCTTATGGCGGTCTTTTTTTATGCCCGAATATTACCTGATTTTGGATCAACGTTATTTTATGTGAGGAATAAAGTATATTATAATTTGCTAATAACTAAAAAAGTAAGGCAAAAGCAAAAAGGCAAAAGTGTCTTCTGCCTGACTGATTACTCAGGCAGGTACCACGTTATAAATTATAATCCCCGGAAAAACAGACTTAATCCCTATTTTTTTTACCTTTGGTATTAGTTGGTCTTGTATACCGATGATAATATAACTAACGAAATTATTGATGAAGAAAATACCTGTTCTCTTTATATTACTTATCAGC from Bacteroidota bacterium includes:
- a CDS encoding biopolymer transporter ExbD, producing the protein MSKFRKKGGKGTPAISTASLPDIVFMLLFFFMTTTTMREQDLVVRVRQPKATEVKKLEKKSLVSNIYVGQPIRRYQSKYGTEGTIQLNDFFAGVDEVKDFIFAERESRKEEEVPLLTTNIKADIDVKMGVITDIKQELRKVQALKLNYSTVEVDELEF